The Pseudomonadota bacterium genome includes a region encoding these proteins:
- a CDS encoding rhodanese-like domain-containing protein — translation MDQLIEFVGNNLLLSGLFAAVAVAWIFYEISRKLRKWHELGTLEAVQIINRQEPLIVDVSNSSDYAKGHIAGALHLPPSQLEAGDQRLDKYRDRPVLIYCKNGQVSPQMATRLTRKGFGQVYVLNGGLAQWISDQQPVTRHKGAARNAPGGKGKRKNRRQADKTGTDA, via the coding sequence ATGGATCAGCTGATCGAGTTTGTCGGCAACAACCTGTTGCTCAGCGGCCTGTTCGCCGCCGTGGCGGTAGCCTGGATCTTCTACGAGATCAGCCGCAAGCTGCGCAAGTGGCACGAGCTGGGCACGCTGGAAGCGGTACAGATCATCAACCGCCAGGAGCCGTTGATCGTCGATGTCTCCAACAGCAGCGACTACGCCAAGGGCCATATTGCCGGCGCGCTGCACCTGCCGCCGTCGCAGCTCGAAGCCGGTGATCAGCGGCTCGACAAGTACCGTGATCGTCCGGTTCTGATCTATTGCAAGAACGGTCAGGTGTCGCCACAGATGGCCACACGTCTGACCCGTAAGGGCTTTGGCCAGGTCTACGTCCTCAACGGCGGGCTGGCGCAGTGGATCAGCGATCAGCAGCCGGTCACGCGACACAAGGGGGCAGCCAGGAACGCTCCGGGCGGCAAGGGCAAGCGCAAGAATCGCCGACAGGCCGACAAGACCGGCACCGACGCCTGA